One genomic region from Vibrio sp. SCSIO 43137 encodes:
- a CDS encoding patatin-like phospholipase family protein — protein sequence MDQVGANALIVEGGAMRAVFSCGILDTFLADNFNPFDSFWGVSAGASNLAAFLANMPGRNLKIYTDYSCRKEFIRPLRFITGKNMMDLDWLWKVTIAELGLDIDTIQSHQRPFYLAVTEQQTGKAEYLLAEPDSLVETMKASSALPVLYRNGVVLPDGKRYVDGGVADAIPVAEAIRRGAKRIMVLRSRPFSYVKAEEKSSALLKRLLKNTPELIEPMCGRASRYNQTIELMRNPPQGVEIVEICPPESFRLKRLTREAKPLFHGYQCGQKAAADAIKRWKELI from the coding sequence ATCGATCAGGTCGGAGCTAACGCCCTGATAGTAGAAGGCGGCGCCATGCGCGCCGTTTTTTCTTGCGGCATTCTTGACACCTTTCTGGCTGACAATTTCAACCCGTTTGACAGTTTCTGGGGCGTCTCCGCAGGTGCGTCTAATCTGGCGGCCTTTCTGGCTAATATGCCGGGCAGAAACCTCAAGATTTATACTGACTACAGTTGCCGTAAAGAGTTTATTCGCCCGTTAAGGTTTATCACCGGCAAAAATATGATGGATCTGGACTGGTTATGGAAAGTCACCATAGCAGAGCTGGGGCTAGATATTGACACCATCCAGTCTCACCAACGTCCTTTCTATCTTGCCGTAACTGAACAGCAAACAGGCAAAGCAGAGTATCTTCTGGCTGAACCTGACAGCCTTGTTGAAACCATGAAAGCCAGCAGTGCACTTCCGGTTCTTTATCGTAATGGCGTTGTTCTGCCGGACGGAAAACGTTATGTCGATGGCGGAGTGGCTGATGCTATACCGGTAGCAGAGGCAATACGGCGTGGTGCAAAACGTATTATGGTGCTGCGAAGCAGGCCGTTTAGCTATGTTAAAGCTGAAGAGAAGTCCTCCGCTTTGCTGAAGCGACTGTTAAAGAACACACCTGAATTAATAGAACCTATGTGTGGCAGAGCTTCCCGTTACAACCAGACGATTGAACTTATGCGCAATCCTCCGCAAGGGGTGGAAATTGTCGAGATATGCCCGCCGGAGTCTTTTCGTCTGAAGAGATTAACCCGCGAGGCAAAACCTCTTTTTCATGGTTATCAATGTGGCCAGAAGGCTGCGGCGGATGCCATTAAACGCTGGAAGGAGCTGATATGA
- a CDS encoding GNAT family N-acetyltransferase has product MIETSRLILRQWRSEDALPFYQLNSDPKVMQYFPECLSRERSDAVINRLTNMIDENGWGFWAVERKDNAEFIGFVGLLAQPEQSDIPFTPFVEIGWRLSRSNWGMGFATEAAQGALSYAFCHLGVDAVYSFTVLENLPSRKVMERIGMQNTGRDFNHPKLEAGHKLERHCLYRISLKDWKALKGDK; this is encoded by the coding sequence ATAATTGAAACTTCCCGTTTGATATTAAGGCAGTGGAGATCAGAGGATGCACTGCCTTTTTACCAACTGAACAGTGACCCGAAAGTGATGCAATACTTTCCGGAGTGCCTATCCCGGGAGCGCAGTGATGCCGTTATCAACCGACTGACTAACATGATTGATGAAAATGGCTGGGGCTTCTGGGCAGTGGAACGAAAAGACAACGCAGAGTTTATCGGTTTTGTCGGACTTTTGGCTCAGCCTGAGCAGAGTGACATCCCGTTTACTCCTTTTGTCGAGATTGGCTGGCGCTTGTCCCGTTCCAACTGGGGAATGGGTTTTGCAACTGAAGCGGCACAGGGGGCACTTAGTTACGCCTTTTGTCATCTGGGCGTTGATGCGGTTTACTCTTTTACCGTATTGGAGAACTTGCCTTCAAGAAAAGTGATGGAACGTATTGGTATGCAAAATACCGGCAGAGATTTCAACCATCCCAAACTAGAAGCCGGTCATAAACTGGAAAGGCACTGTCTGTATAGAATCAGTCTGAAAGACTGGAAAGCGCTA
- a CDS encoding HupE/UreJ family protein, which yields MKKLILTLALFIPNLAYAHADASGTGFWAGLNHPVLGLDHLLAMICVGILSAQMGGKAIWSVPVTFVVVMLLGGILGMMGIPLISVELGIAVSVLALGAAIAANKHFSALWTMMFVALFAVFHGHAHGVEMPGLASPIMYALGFICGTAAIHIAGVVIGTFAKNNQYGDKFMRLSGTAIAGMGLYFVVA from the coding sequence ATGAAAAAATTAATTCTTACTCTGGCCCTATTCATTCCTAACTTAGCTTATGCTCACGCCGATGCGTCAGGCACTGGTTTCTGGGCGGGTTTAAATCACCCTGTGCTCGGGCTTGACCACCTTTTAGCCATGATCTGCGTGGGTATATTGAGTGCTCAAATGGGCGGCAAGGCTATCTGGTCCGTCCCTGTTACTTTCGTTGTGGTGATGCTGCTAGGCGGCATTCTTGGCATGATGGGGATCCCTCTGATATCTGTAGAGCTGGGGATTGCTGTGTCTGTCCTTGCCCTTGGTGCGGCTATTGCAGCGAACAAGCACTTTTCTGCTCTTTGGACCATGATGTTTGTGGCTCTGTTTGCCGTATTCCATGGCCATGCTCACGGCGTTGAAATGCCGGGGTTAGCCAGCCCGATAATGTATGCCTTAGGCTTTATCTGCGGAACGGCAGCAATTCATATTGCCGGCGTGGTCATCGGTACCTTTGCCAAAAACAATCAGTACGGTGACAAATTTATGCGTCTGTCGGGTACTGCTATTGCTGGTATGGGCCTCTACTTTGTGGTTGCCTGA
- the cyaB gene encoding class IV adenylate cyclase: MSHDHFNGKFEVELKYRIRSKTAFLQHLNTLDYQVMLEDNTEFDQYFDFPDRRLKRENKSVCLREMQPSGIKLWIVKGPETDRCEAVNVSDVNKSVKMLSTMGYLPVFRMEKMRSIYFVNKYHITLDHLQGLGDFAEFAIMTDDESLLESYRRELIQLASGFGLSDEDLEHRSYKELAGMD, translated from the coding sequence ATGAGTCATGACCATTTTAACGGTAAGTTCGAAGTAGAACTTAAGTACCGTATTCGATCGAAAACAGCCTTTCTACAACATTTAAATACCCTCGATTATCAGGTGATGTTGGAAGACAACACTGAGTTTGATCAGTACTTTGACTTTCCCGATCGCAGACTTAAGCGAGAGAACAAAAGTGTATGCCTGCGTGAAATGCAACCTTCCGGTATTAAACTCTGGATCGTAAAAGGGCCGGAAACTGACCGCTGTGAAGCGGTCAATGTTTCAGATGTTAATAAATCCGTTAAGATGTTATCAACAATGGGATATTTGCCAGTGTTCCGGATGGAAAAAATGCGTAGTATCTACTTCGTAAACAAATACCATATCACGCTGGATCATTTACAGGGGTTGGGGGACTTTGCCGAGTTCGCCATTATGACTGATGATGAGTCCCTGCTAGAGAGTTACCGCAGAGAGCTGATTCAACTGGCGTCGGGTTTTGGACTGTCAGATGAGGATTTGGAGCACCGCTCTTATAAAGAGCTGGCGGGTATGGACTAA